A region of the Burkholderiales bacterium genome:
CGAAGGTCGCGGCCGCGGTCGAGCGCGTGGGTGCGCTCCCGGTCGCGTTGCCGCCGGCCGCAGCGCAGCCGGCGCCGCCGACCGCGGTGCCGGTGCTCGACCGCGCGCTGCTGGAAGCGCTCTCGGCGCCGCTCAACGTCGGGCGGCGCGTGGACAATCTGGTCGATCCGCGCCGGCGCCACGGCACGCTATTGCACGCGCTCCTGGAACACATGGCCCCGCCGCGCGCGATCGAAGACCGCGACTTTCTGCGGCGCAAGCTCGGTCTGGACGAGAGCGAGTTCGAGCGCATCTGGAAGGAAGCTCACGCGATCCTCGCCTCGCCGGAACTCAGACGCTTCTTCGACCCGAAACAATACCTGCGGGCCGTCAACGAGCTCGCCTACGTCTCCGAGTCCGGCGAGTTGAAGCGCATCGACCGGCTGGTCGAGCTGGAGGGCGAGATCTGGGTGCTCGACTACAAGACCGGAGAGGCGATCGATCCCGAGAACCTGGCCGCGGCAGCGAAGCCTTACCGCAAACAACTGGAGGAGTACCGCGCGGCGGTGTCGAAGCTCATCCCGGGCAAGCCGGTGTCATCGGCGCTTGTGTTTGCCGGCGGGTATCACTACGCGATGCCGGCCAGCATTTGTTGAAGTCCTGGTAGGCAGGCGATTCCCCGGGCTTGTTCCGACCCAGGGGGCATCGCCCGCGGCGTTCTGATCGGCGTCGCCAAGTCCAAGGGTGTGCCCTACCTGCCATCGTCCTACGCCATCACCCCGGCGGACCTGCAGGAAGCGCTGAGGAAGCAGGGCACCACGCTTCGCCCGGGCGACGTAGTGCTGAGGCGAACCGGTCTGATGACCCTGCGGCCCGACGTGGAGCAGTACCGCCTTCTGGATCAGGCCGGAGTGAGCCCGCAGGCGGCGCAGTGGCTGGTGGAGACGCAGCAGGCGATGCTGCTCGGCGCAGACAACTTCGGGGTCGAGAGCTTTCCCTCGAAGGACCCGGAGAACTTCGTACCGGTGCACACTTATCTGCAGGCCGAGAAAGGCGTCTCGCTGCTCGAAGCGGTTTGGCTGGAGGATCTGTCGAGGGACCGGGTGTACGAGTTCCTCTTCATCGCGGTGCCGCTGAAGATACGCAACGCGACTGCCTCTCCCTTGCGCCCGATCGCGATTCCGATCAGGAGCAGGTAGGGCACACCGGCACTCCCGCTCCCGCGGTGGGCGAAGGCGTCGCAGTGGCGACATACGACCGCCGGCTGTGGGGCGGCGCAAGAGCGAGTGGTCTTTCCGCGTGGCCGGCGGAAATGCCATGATTCCGCGAGGAGCGCGATCTGATCCCGCGCAGACCGCGAGGAGGAAGGAGGCCATATGGGAGAGGCACTGCTGTTCGACCACATTCACCTCATCAGCCGCGATCCGAAAGCGGCGGCCGACTGGTATTGCGCGATGTTCGGCGGCGAGATCAGCGCGGTGCAGGAGAATCTGCGCGGCGCGCCGCAGATCGACGTCCGGGTCGGTGGCATGACGATCGTCATCCGCGGCCAGCGGCCGGGCGAGCAGCCGGCCCGGCCCCGCCCCATGCAGCACTTCAACGGCTTTTCCAGCCACAACGAATGGGGGACCGACCACTTTGGTTTCAGCTATCGCGGCAACCTGCGTGCCTTCTGCGACGAACTCAAACGCAAAGGCGTGCGCATGGCCGTCGAGCCTTGGGAATTCAAGCCCGGAATGGTGCTTTGCTATGTCGAAGCGCCTGATGGAGTGAGTATCGAGTTGATTCAGGTAAATAGCCAAGAATAGGGACCGGTTGACGTAACCGTAATGGCCGATTCGGTGGGCATATCGGAATCGGCCAGCCCGACCGATACTGCATCGCTCCTATGCACCAGCCCGGCGCCTTTGCGGTTTCGCTGCCGCAGGGGGGCAAGTACAGCGAAGCCCAACTGCGAGCCGTGATCATGCTCGATTACGCAAGACTGCAGACTTCCTTCCAACAGCGACCAGCGGCGGCCCTCAGGGCAACGCGCCGCAAGCGGCGCGCCTGAAGTCGGACCCAGGCGCACTAAGAGGACATCAACGCCTGAAGTGCCGTTCATTCCTCATTTTGGCCCGCTTGTCACCCGCCGTTCTCAGTCCTGGAAACCGTCTGTCCTGCCCTGGCCGCCATACGGCGGATTCGGCTTTTCCCGAGAGCGGGATAGGAGTGAAATAGGTACCAAGGGAGGGTACGGTCCCCGCAAGGGGAAAGGAGGGCGACCATGACTGTACCTTCAACGCCGGTCGGCAACCGGCCCGGCGCGCTCGCGAGGCCCCCGCTTACGGCGGCGCAGCATGCCCTGCTCGAACACAAGGTACTGTCGATCAGTTCGCTGCAGCACGGCGCCTACTACGGCGGGTATCT
Encoded here:
- a CDS encoding cyclase family protein, with protein sequence MARGVLIGVAKSKGVPYLPSSYAITPADLQEALRKQGTTLRPGDVVLRRTGLMTLRPDVEQYRLLDQAGVSPQAAQWLVETQQAMLLGADNFGVESFPSKDPENFVPVHTYLQAEKGVSLLEAVWLEDLSRDRVYEFLFIAVPLKIRNATASPLRPIAIPIRSR
- a CDS encoding VOC family protein — translated: MGEALLFDHIHLISRDPKAAADWYCAMFGGEISAVQENLRGAPQIDVRVGGMTIVIRGQRPGEQPARPRPMQHFNGFSSHNEWGTDHFGFSYRGNLRAFCDELKRKGVRMAVEPWEFKPGMVLCYVEAPDGVSIELIQVNSQE